The genomic interval CTACGGtggtgatgcatcagtgaagaaggtaAAGATTTAGTATTTACATAAGCAGTATGAGAATCCCAGTATtaagaacaatgagaaggtacctaACTACATCTCTAAAGTGATTATGATCACAAATGGGATGAAATCGCGTGGAGAAACATTCTCTGAAGATagtatcattgagaaggtacttagatctcttactcctcgGTTTGATTACATTattgtagcaattgaacattctaaggatctgagCATCATGAGAATAGAAGAGCTGCAAATCAGTCTAGAGGTGCAAGAGTTGCATCTGACTAAAAGAACCTCTGAGAGAGAGGTAGGGCATGCTCTGAAAGCTTCTTTTGTCAAGAAGGACCAGAATTAGTCTTTGTTAGAGGCCAAGAAAATACATGGTAGTCTTTGCGAATGACTGTTAGTCAAACAAGGAAAGGGAGTCAGAAGAAGAAAACATAGCTAGAGGAGATTATGATGATGAACCTGTGTTATTGATGGCTTATAAATCTGATGATGATGAACCTGTGCGATTGACGTTTTCTGATTTTGAAGAGACTCTGAATATGAGTCAGAGTCAGAagatgactctgaatctgaagtCGAGTCTAATTTTGAATATGAGTAAGAATCTGAAGGTTCTGAAGAAGAGTCAGAATATGAGGGTTCTAAAGATGAGTCAGAGTTAGAAGATGACTCTAAAGATAAGATGAGTCAGACTCTGAAAGTGACTATGAAGATGAAGAAGACTCTGAAGGCAAgtctgattctgaaggtgaatctgattctGATCCAGATTCTGATGATGATCCAGAATCTGGAGGTAATCAAATCTTTGAAGGTGGAGCCTTTGAAGGTGGTCCAACTTCTGAGGGCGGTCAAGCATCCGATAATGTTCTAGAATCAGAAGGGGATTCTAAACAAGTTTAGAGATCATAAAGAATCATAAACATCCCAAGAAAGTTTGTAGAGTTTGATATGCTGCAAGATACTGAAatagactctgaaggagaagtcatccagtgtgccatgttagtagactttGAACCACTCAGTGTTGAAGAAGTGCTCAATAAGAAAGTGTGGTTGAAGGCCATGAAAAATGAACTTGAGCTTCTAAAATGATTTGACCTGCTAAATTGTAAGGTTGTTGTCACACCGTAAAAAAAATTACAAATTGGATTCTGATTCTAAAGGTGATGATGTCGATGCCACAACT from Lathyrus oleraceus cultivar Zhongwan6 unplaced genomic scaffold, CAAS_Psat_ZW6_1.0 chrUn0741, whole genome shotgun sequence carries:
- the LOC127114893 gene encoding uncharacterized protein LOC127114893; the encoded protein is MITNGMKSRGETFSEDSIIEKVLRSLTPRFDYIIVAIEHSKDLSIMRIEELQISLEVQELHLTKRTSERESNKERESEEENIARGDYDDEPVLLMAYKSDDDEPVRLTFSDFEETLNMSQSQKMTLNLKSSLILNMNEEDSEGKSDSEGESDSDPDSDDDPESGGNQIFEGGAFEGGPTSEGGQASDNVLESEGDSKQV